The Trichoplusia ni isolate ovarian cell line Hi5 chromosome 17, tn1, whole genome shotgun sequence genome includes a region encoding these proteins:
- the LOC113502529 gene encoding vesicle-fusing ATPase 1-like, which translates to MSSMRMKAAKCPSDELAITNCALINPDDFNSDVKHIEISTGPSQHFVFSIRFYSGVDRGTVGFSAPQRKWATLSIGQTIDVKPFKAQNADCLCNVTLEADFMVKKTTSMEPYDSEQMARDFLIQFSNQIFTVGQQLAFAFQDKKVLSLIVKNLEAVDVQALAAGANAVPRRVRMGRLLPDGNIQFDKAENSSLNLVGKAKGKQPRQSIINPDWDFGKMGIGGLDREFNAIFRRAFASRVFPPEVVEQLGCKHVKGILLYGPPGTGKTLMARQIGKMLNAREPKIVNGPQILDKYVGESEANIRRLFADAEEEEKRCGPNSGLHIIIFDEIDAICKARGSVGGNTGVHDTVVNQLLSKIDGVDQLNNILVIGMTNRRDMIDEALMRPGRLEVQMEIGLPDETGRVQILNIHTKRMKEYKKIADDVDSKELAALTKNFSGAELEGLVRAAQSTAMNRLIKASSKVEVDPEAMEKLMVERMDFLHALENDIKPAFGTAAEALEHFLSRGIVNWGSPVSSLLEDGQLYIQQARATEASGLVSVLLEGPPNSGKTALAAELAKLSDFPFVKVCSPEDMVGFTESSKCLQIRKYFDDAYRSSLSCILVDNIERLLDYGPIGPRYSNLTLQALLVLLKKQPPKGRKLLILCTSSRRQVLEDMEMLSAFTGVLHVPNLSQPEHVMAVLEKSDAFTKRDLQKIQHDIRGARIFIGIKKLLALIDMVKQTDEESRVFKFLTKMQEEGGLDLGTNVQ; encoded by the exons ATGTCTTCAATG CGTATGAAGGCAGCCAAATGTCCATCGGACGAGTTGGCTATAACAAACTGTGCACTCATCAATCCAGATGATTTCAACAGTGATGTGAA gcaCATAGAAATTTCAACAGGACCATCACAGCATTTTGTCTTCAGTATTAGGTTTTACAGTGGTGTTGACCGTGGCACTGTGGGATTCTCTGCCCCACAAAGGAAATGGGCTACTCTTTCTATTGGTCAG ACTATTGATGTTAAGCCATTTAAGGCACAAAATGCAGACTGCCTGTGCAATGTGACCCTGGAAGCAGATTTCATGGTGAAGAAGAC CACTTCAATGGAACCATATGATTCTGAACAAATGGCTCGTGACTTTTTAATCCAGTTTTCCAATCAGATCTTCACTGTTGGCCAGCAGTTGGCTTTTGCATTCCAagacaaaaaagttttgtctCTTATTGTTAAGAATTTGGAAG CTGTGGATGTTCAGGCTTTAGCAGCGGGCGCCAACGCTGTTCCTCGACGTGTCAGAATGGGCCGACTTCTACCTGATGGCAACATCCAATTCGATAAAGCTGAAAACTCTTCTCTTAACTTAGTTGGAAAAGCCAAAGG gAAACAGCCACGCCAGTCTATCATCAATCCTGACTGGGACTTCGGCAAGATGGGTATCGGTGGTCTGGATAGAGAGTTCAATGCAATCTTCCGACGTGCTTTTGCCTCTCGAGTCTTCCCACCTGAAGTCGTCGAACAATTAG gCTGCAAACACGTGAAGGGTATCTTGTTGTATGGACCTCCCGGTACCGGTAAGACCCTCATGGCCCGTCAGATCGGAAAGATGTTAAACGCTCGTGAACCCAAGATCGTGAACGGTCCGCAAATCTTGGACAAATATGTGGGTGAGAGCGAGGCCAACATTCGACGGCTGTTCGCTGATGCCGAAGAGGAAGAGAAAAGG TGTGGACCAAACAGTGGTCTCCATATTATCATCTTTGATGAAATCGACGCCATTTGCAAAGCGAGAGGTTCTGTTGGAGGGAACACCGGTGTCCATGATACCGTAGTCAACCAGCTGCTGTCTAAGATCGATG GTGTGGACCAATTGAACAACATCCTTGTGATCGGTATGACGAATCGTCGTGATATGATTGACGAGGCTCTCATGCGACCCGGTCGTCTCGAAGTCCAGATGGAAATCGGTCTGCCCGACGAGACCGGCCGAGTACAGATCTTGAATATTCACACCAAGCGGATGAAAGAGTACAAGAAGATTGCTGATGATGTTGACAGCAAG GAACTGGCAGCCCTCACCAAGAACTTCTCCGGTGCAGAACTGGAAGGTTTAGTGCGAGCTGCTCAGTCAACAGCCATGAACCGTTTGATCAAAGCTTCAAGCAAAGTTGAGGTCGACCCCGAAGCCATGGAGAAGCTCATGGTTGAGAGGATGGACTTCTTGCATGCGTTGGAGAATGATATCAAGCCGGCTTTCGGTACGGCAGCTGAAGCTTTAGAACATTTCTTGAGCCGTGGTATCGTGAACTGGGGCAGCCCTGTGTCATCGCTGCTTGAAGATGGACAGTTGTATATCCAGCAGGCACGCGCTACTGAGGCTAGCG GTTTAGTATCAGTGCTGTTGGAAGGACCACCAAACAGTGGCAAGACGGCTCTGGCTGCGGAACTTGCGAAGCTCTCAGACTTCCCATTCGTGAAGGTTTGCTCTCCAGAAGACATGGTCGGCTTCACCGAGTCGTCCAAATGTCTGCAGATCAGAAAG TACTTCGATGACGCCTACCGTTCAAGCCTGTCTTGCATCCTGGTGGACAACATTGAACGTCTTCTGGACTACGGTCCCATCGGACCTCGGTATTCTAACCTCACGCTGCAAGCTCTGCTCGTGTTACTGAAGAAACAGCCGCCAAAGGGACGGAAGCTACTCATCCTTTGCACTAGCAGCCGAAG ACAAGTGTTGGAGGACATGGAGATGCTGTCCGCGTTTACGGGCGTCCTGCACGTGCCCAACCTGTCGCAGCCGGAGCACGTGATGGCCGTGCTGGAGAAGAGCGATGCCTTCACTAAGCGGGACCTGCAGAAGATACAGCACGATATCAGGGGTGCTAG GATCTTCATTGGCATCAAGAAACTGCTAGCTCTAATCGACATGGTGAAACAGACTGACGAAGAGTCCCGAGTCTTCAAATTCCTAACGAAAATGCAGGAAGAGGGTGGCCTAGATCTAGGCACTAATGTACAATAA
- the LOC113502535 gene encoding transcription elongation factor 1 homolog translates to MGRRKSKRKPPPKRKAIEPLDQQFNCPFCNHEKSCEVKMDRARNTARIQCRVCLEDFQTTTNVLSEPIDVYNDWVDACESAN, encoded by the exons ATGGGTCGCCGAAAGTCAAAACGAAAGCCGCCACCAAAGCGAAAAGCTATCGAACCCCTAGATCAACAATTCAACTGCCCATTTTGTAATCATGAAAAATCATGCGAGGTAAAAAT GGATCGAGCACGAAATACGGCTCGGATACAGTGTAGGGTTTGTTTAGAAGACTTCCAGACCACAACAAACGTGTTATCCGAGCCGATCGACGTATACAATGACTGGGTTGATGCTTGTGAAAGTGCCAATTAG